In Amia ocellicauda isolate fAmiCal2 chromosome 3, fAmiCal2.hap1, whole genome shotgun sequence, the DNA window CGAGGCAGGGGGTATGCTGACCGACCCCCCTGAAGGCAAGCAGCTACCGGAGCTGGAGAGTGGGGGAGAGTCGCCACCCGGGTGCAGCTCCCATGGCACTACCGACCCCATGTGGACCGACGAACATGGACTGGACAACCCCGCCTTCGAGGAGAGCACTGAGGAGGACAGTGAGTACAGCCCTGACTCTGTAtgtcggtgtgtgtctgtgtttttctctctctctctctctctgcatgtctgtctgttttactAACATGGTTCCTCACAAAACGATGTAtttctgtctgtccatctgtcctTCAGGGTTTGCATCCATCTCTCAACTTTTGCACCTGTCCATTCGCCGTCTGTCTGTCCCTAGCCGTTGTTCCCAACGGTGTTTCCCTCGGGCGGTGCTTTGATTTGtcattgttttgtaattctgagTTCTCAGCCCCGGCCTGGTCACTCTAATCCTGCTGAACACAGATTAATCTCCAGGAGCTTCCACAGCCAGAGAGAATAgctatgcatgtgtgtgtacatgcgtGTGTACGTTCATGAATGTGTATGTACAGGTAGTGGAGAAAAATGAGGGACACCAAGTATACTGAAAGCAAGGCCTGGGTGACTTTGAAAAAGGGGTGATGGTTGGGGCACGTTTGGTTCAACTTGCTGATGTATCATGAGCAACAGTGTCTAAGGTGTTGGAACTCCAAGGGCTAGACAGGGAGCAGCCAGTGTCATCAGAATTGGCACCCTACAGTCAGGCTGCAGGGGACAAACCACTCCTCACATCTGTCTATGCACGTCTGCAAGGCCAGTGGCACAAACAGCAAATCCCATGGAGTACTGAGCAATGGAGAAATGCGATACAGTCAGATGAATGATCCTTTCCCATGTTCTCGACAAACGGACGAGCTCCTGAAGAGCTCCACAGAACTGAGTGCTTGGTTCCAACAGTGAAAGGGTTCTGGTGGCTCCATAATGCAGTGGTGCAGTGTTCTGGCCTGGTTTGGGTGCAATTATACCCGTAGAAGGTCAATGCTAATGGTGCTGTGTGATCACCTTCACCCCATGTGGTAGCATGTCTTTCCTGCTGGGAGGCATGTCTTCCAGGATTGCCCAGTGGTTTGATGAGCATGACACTGAGGTTATCCATATGTCATAGCCTTCTCAGTCACCAGATCTGAACCCAGTCGAGCATCTGGGATATTCTGGAATGACCCACCGTTTTTCCTCTTCTGTCCCCCAGGCATGAGCTGATTGACTTGCTCATGGGGTTTGGTTTGATGTACGTTTTCTCTGGGTCCAGAATAAGTGGAGTGGGGACTGACCTCTGTCCTGTGTGTGCTGTTGTCAGGTGTACACGGTCTGGACTGCTATCCGACGCGCACCAAGCGGCCCCTCAGCCACCCCTGCCTCCACCTGCAGCGCACCAGCAGCACGGGCTCCGCGGGCTGGGACTGCCCCCACGACAGCCCGCCCCTGTCCGCAGAGGAGGGTACGGTACTGCGTGTACCCCTGTGTCTCGGTGTGTACCTCTGTGTGTACCCCTGTGTCCCTGTCCgtccctctgtgtctctgtctccaccTTGGTGTCCTCTGCTGTCCTGTGGCCCTGTGTGACAGTCTGTTTGCCCCCTGACTCTCAGGCTGCCCCAAGCCGCCCAGCCTGCCAGAGGGGGAGATTACCTCCATACACATCCAGCGCTGCAACCCGTACATGGAGCTTGGGGTCAGCATTGTCGGCGGTAACGAGACGCCACTCATCAACGTGGTGATCCAGGAAGTGTACCGTGACGGCATCATCGCCCGCGATGGCCGCCTGCTGGCCGGGGACCAGATACTGCAGGTGCTGGAGCCTGTCTGTCCTTGTGCGTCTTCCCGTATGTCTccttctctctgtccctgtttCTCCCCGCGGTGCTGACCgagcgtgtgtctgtctcacttgGGCAGGTGAACAACATGGACATCAGCAACGTGCCTCACAACTTTGCCCGCACAACCCTGTGCCAGCCCTGCTCCACGCTGCAGCTCACAGTGCTTCGTGAACGCCGCTTCCCTGGCCGCGCCAGTGCTGCAGGGGGTGTTGGTGGAGGGGCTGGGACAGGGGCGTCGGCGGCGGGGGGCACAGAGGGCAGCGGGTCCCCGCGGGACGACAGCCTGCACGTCACACTGCATAAGCGTGATTCGGCCGAGCAGCTGGGCATCAAGCTGGTGCGGCGTACAGACGAGCCGGGTGTGTTCGTGCTGGACCTGCTGGAGGGCGGGCTGGCAGCGCAGGACGGGAGACTGTGCAGCAACGACCGCCTGCTGGGCATCAATGGCCACGACCTGCGGCACGGCACGCCAGAGCTCGCCGCCCAGATCATACAGGTACACCCCCGCCGGTCAGCACGGCCACAGCCCATTGTCACGATGGTAAGGAAATGTTTGTACGGTATGGAGTATGGTGTTGATATGAGTATGGTTCCATGCAGGACACAGACGCCGTGCAGACGAATGAGAGCAAACAAGCTGTGGGATtacactgtgtgtctgtttctcatTGCTGTCCTCcctgtcccccccacccctatGTGTCTGTGACAGGCCAGTGGGGAGCGAGTGCACCTGGTGATCTGCAGACCCAGCAAACAGCTGCCCCCCCTGCCCAGCGCCAGCACGGTCCGAGAGACGGGGTGCCACGCCAGCACCCACCCGCACCCCCACCACCCACCCCCCGCACCAGTGGCCACACAGCACCAAAGCCCAGCGACCACACAGCACCACAGCCGGCCTGGCACTCACCGGGTGAGCCATTGCGTCtctgcccagagagagagactgatggagagagagagagagagagagacagagagacagacagttaAACCACAGAGCAACGCTAATTGAAAGCAGGTCTTCTCGATTGAGGACTTCATTGTGTTTTGACAGAACGATGCACAAAGGAACCTTCTCTCACCCCTCTTCCCCCAGGACCTGTCTCAGTGCGTGACCTGCCAGGAGAAACAGATCAGCGTGAAGAAGGAGCCCCACGAGTCCCTGGGCATGACAGTGGCGGGTGGCCGGGGCAGCAAGAGCGGGGAGCTGCCCATCTTCGTCACGAGCGTCCAGCCTCACGGATGCCTGTCCAGGGACGGACGGATCAAGCGTGGTAAGAGGCCAAGCGGCAGCCTGAGTCCGGCACATCCCCGCCGCCTTCCCACGGTCATCCCTCATGTTGGGGCagaggggaggaagagagagagagagagagagagagagagagagagagagagagagagagagagagagagagagagagagagagagagagagagagagagagagagagagagagagagagagagagagagagggacaataGAGGCCGAGTGTTGTGACAGGCCTCTCTTGTCACCCTGCTGGGAGCTCAAGTGCTGAGTTCATGGTCACAGCAGGGTCGTTCGCAGTGTGAGGCCTTGCACTGCTGCGGTGATGGGCTGCTCTGTGCATTAAGcatgtctgtatgtctgtgctgtgctctgtgtaatGAACCCTTTCTGTctggctgtgctctgtgtgcaggAGATGTGCTGCTCAGCATCAATGGCCTGGACCTGACCAGCCTGAGCCACAGTGAGGCAGTGGCCACTCTGAAGGCCAGCGCGGCCGGCTGCTCCGTGCTGCTTCGGGCGCTGGAGGTGCAGACCATCGAGGAGCAGGCCCAGGCTGCGGAGGAGACACCCCCCGCCCCTCCGCCACACAGCGACTACGACGCCAGCTGGTCTCCCTCCTGGGTCATGTGGCTCGGCCTGCCCAGGTACGCCCTTGCCCCACGGGCACGTGTGTAGAGTGTGCTGCAATGTATGTGCCACCACAAGTgcgctgtgtgtgtggagaCTGAAAAGGAAGCACATATTGGCAATgtacacaaaaaatgtaatcattaaAGATCATGTTGCAGGATGTTCTGACTGGGGCAGTGAAGTAAAGCTGGTGCTATTCGTGATGTGAGCATTCATGAGTGACATGTGTAACTGTCTTTCTgagtctctgtgcgtctctgtgtgtcactgtgtgcctctgtatgtctgtgtgggtttctgtGGGTCTCTATGggtctctgtgtctcactgtaCGTCACTGTGCGTCAGTGTACGTCTCTGTGGGTCTCTATGggtctctgtgtctcactgtgcgTCACTGTGGGTCTCTATGGGTCTCTGTGCATCACTGTGCGTCACTGTGCATCACTGTgggtctctctgtctcactgtgcgtctctgtgcccCCCGCAGTTACCTACACAGCTGCCATGAGATCGTGCTGCGCAGGAGCAACCTGGGCAGCTGGGGCTTCAGCATCGTGGGCGGCTACGAGGAGAGCCACGCCAACCAGCCTTTCTTCATCAAGACCATCGTCCTGGGCACGCCCGCCTACTACGATGGCCGCCTCAAGTGAGTGCCAGCCCCGCCCAGTTCCCCGGCTGTGTcccgtgtatttattttaaatctgtttcagcatgacaacagtgtaactttattatttcatctgTGACGTCTGACACACTTTACTCACTTATTCTCACGTCTCCCTGTTGTTCTTCTGCTCTTTCCCTCCGTGCTGCTGTTTGTgttctgtgtggcaggtgtggGGACATGATCGTGGCAGTGAACGGGCTCTCCACGTCGGGCATGAGCCACTCAGCACTGGTGCCCATGCTGAAGGAGCAGAGAAACAAGGTGGCGCTGACCGTGGTGTCTTGGCCTGGGAGTCTGGTGTAGTCGTGGCCCCAGGGAGAGGGGGGGCATGTGGGACCGTCGCTGCGCTGCTGCCTGGAGGGGCTGGTGTAGCAGGCTACACTGAAACACGGCCAGGCAGGCTGGCACCACTGTTCagctcttgttttttttcttttctgtttttttgtgacTTTGTGGAAAAAGAgaaacatttagtttttttgttttcagattttgttttggttttgtttgtttttcgttCTCCACCAAATATTTCTTATGAGGTTTTCTGGACACTCCGGGAGGGGGCATGACAGCGTCCTGTACCGGATCTCAGTACCACGCCATCCCTGGCCTTCCTGAGCCCAGCCTAATGGCCCGCCTGAACCTGGCACTGCAGTGCGGGATCGAGCAGCAGAGGCTGGCAGAGGAGCTGTTCTGTGTTGATTGTCGGCCATTGTTGATTAACTCCTGACACCGGGATTCTCTGACTTGCTGTCTctgaatgttattttcttgctgttgttcttgttgttgtggtCGTTTTGCTTTCGTTCGCTCTGTTTGGCTTTGCGTTTTCGGGGAGCGCGGAGATGGCCAGGCACCGGTGTCCTGGTTACACCAGGAGCTCTGCCTCCTACACTCCCCCGCAGCTGGGTGGAGTATTCTCTCCAAAGGCTACTAAAGCAAAATGTTCAGTCCTGAGTGCAGAGCTGGTTCTTCCTCGATCGCTTGCTGCGGCTGGGCAAGACCATCCCTGCGCCAGGCCGGccctgagacaaatgtactgcgtCTCACTGCACTCACTTTGGCGTAACGCTTCCTGGTAAAGAAAAGCTTCATCTGCATCCAGGAGTAGAACTGGATCTATACACATGGGCCAGGAGCAGAGGGCTTCTGTTCCCACCCTGCCAGTCTTCCCCAGAGCAGCTGTGCTGCCGCAGGCCGGTGCTCCGGGCGCTGCTCTCTGGCAGGGGTGTATTCCAGCACTGTCCATGTTGAACGTTGCAGCTGCGTTACTGCTCATACTTGCCcagtgacctctgaccccatGCACCCCTGGTGCAGAACAGCGCCTCAAGTTTATTCTTCCGTGCTTTCGGGGGAGACAGCATGAATGGcagagcaggaggaagaccaGTCCGCtagtctgtccctctgtctgtctgtctgtctgcccagTCTCGCTCACAGGGGACGGACCTTGATTCTGGaaagagctgctgctgctgttctgcCAACAACTGCCCTTTTTTTgtacaagaagaagaaaaaagagagagatgatAGAGATGAAAGCAAAATGTGTTTGTTGAGTTCAGTCTTGGGTTGTCCTCAGTGCCTACTCAGTGCCATGTTTCATACTGCCCCAGTGTGTCCTAGCTAGTAGTGTCTGTGTCTTCAGGGTAGGCTCGGGGGTCCTGTGATGGAGTGGAGGGGTGGTGGaggcagaggaagaggaggcacAATGGTCTGGGAAGCTGCCTCCTAAACTCACCTAATGTAATCTGGGCTTCATTCGGCCCCAGCAGCTCAGTGGCCGGCTGCCCACGCTCCCAGAAGCATTATGTTCCTCGTGCTGTATAACAACAAGCCGCCTCCTAGCTACCCAGCCCCTCCCACATTCCCTGGAGAGCCTACTGTCATTCTCTAAACTCCTAGTTTCATAGGTGTtggggtgttttttttaagacgGTGGTGTTAAAGATCAGCATACTGCAGGGATCCATTTTCAGCCAAACCCTGTCTGGATCCTCTCTCGGGCTGTGCCAAGACTGAAGGGGGACTTTATCTTTTGATAGTTTcaagtgatttaaaaaatgctgtttTGAATTCTTCTTTGTCCATCCTGTTTTCTGATCGTCATCCGTAATTAATCATTCTTCCTGTTAGCGGCGTATCAAATCTGGGTGAGGACGGGGTGATGTTTTTCCAGTGTCAATTATGTTCTTGTATTTTTCTGCACTCATGCTGTGTGTCCACCGCATGGCGACCTCTCTCTCCACACATGAGTGAgtgtgtacaggtgtgtgtgtgtgtgtgtgtgtgtgtgtgtgtgggggggggggggggagtgtgcAGGTCCCGTGTTCAGGTCCCGTGTTCAGGTCCACAGGAAAGGAAGAGAACCGCCCTTCCCTCCACTCCACTGGGCTGTTGTTCCTCGGCAGTGAGGAGATCGTGTCCCTTTGTCCTCCAGGCCAGCAGTGTGACAGGGGGCTGGCATTCCAGCTGTGCAGGCAGTAAAGAAGCCATTGTGTGTGGAAATGGACAAGGAAGCCCTTCCTCATGCCAACACAAaagtttgttcttgttttgttttttccatccAAATTCCAAAGTCGGACCATTTTGATGCGCATCTCTGATTTCATGTACTTTCTAATGCATTCTCTCTGTATGTGCTGCAGTATGGGGTGTGTAACACCAGAAAGTGTCAAAGTTTGCAATTttttattacaataaataaataaaacttgatGAAAATCAGAGCCACAGTGTGATTGTAGCATAGGTCTGcattcccacatcctgttcctcTGTGTTTTGGTATGAGCTGGACTGAAGCTGCTCATGCTGTTGGGGTGAATTTCAGAAACTGGGTGATCAGAGGTGATCAGAGCGCGAACAGAGAGTGAACAGAGGCAGGGTGAGAGCTTTCAAATCCGTGTTGAGATTTGTGAGATCTCTGTCGTGGGCAGGATTCTCGTTGGGGGTTAGTGTAATCCCGCAGGAGAGCCGTTTGTGATGTGTAAGCCCTGCCTGAAGAGCACGAGTCCCTGTTACACAACCCCGTGTGCAGAAGAGCAGCCAGCTGCCAAGAGGAGGATCTCTGTGACACACCGCCGACCTGCGGCTCTTGCTGGGCCCCTCTGGACAGAGATATGGGGCAGATCCAACCGGACAATTGTCCAGGGCCCAAAACTCTATAGGAGGACGTTATAATACACAATCCTATTTCCTTTTAATTGGTCTGCATGTGAGAACATGCAGAGTTTTGTTCTCTTGCAAgatctctattattattattatgtctgcTAAACATGAACTCCTGCTACAGTTCTTGCACTACACACACCAAACTTCATACGTTCACCACGAAACCTAGTGTGCCGCTTGTGCTTTTTGAATGATTAATAATTACTGGTTTATAATCATTAGAAAAAACCCAAAATCCCATTGACACAACAGTGGAACCCTCAAAATTCCATTCCTGGCACAGCACATTCTATTGCCAATCTCTGCATTGCTGTGCTGCATCATGATATCCCATTAAAAtactatattaatattaatacttctactactaataataatgtagtatatattatatgtaattATTCCGTTTTGAGCAGCTTTTGTATTATGACActtcattaaaaacatataggctacatactTTTGTCCATTCTCTATAAATATCCTTATCCTATAATCTGTACTTATCATTAtttactactattactaataaCAATACACGCTCCTTAatctgctgctgcttctgctACTTCTTccctaataatattaaaaagtaGAAGAGGAAGCAGAAGCTTTGGGGGGTTGTGTGCAGTAATGTGATCAGACTTGTAGTTGTGCCTTACTATGGTAAAAACGTAGAGAAAAGTAGTATGGTGTTGTGTGGTGAATATCAAGTTATCATTTGGTTTACCATGGTACAATTACCATAAAGTGGACTGTGATGTATCATGGTAAACACAGTTAAGTGGTGTAGtgtaaaaacacagtaaagtgtggAGTGGTGTACTGTGGAAGCCATTAGCACAGGTACATGTAAGCAAAAAGTAGTCGCATGCAAAGTATCTTCAGGTATTTCAACTTCTAGTTCAGGTGTGTCCAAACTTTTTGCTTTGAGGGCCATGTCAGGCAATCTGGGACAATAAACAGCAACGTACTGTTACACCGTGTACACATCACTGCCGAAATAAACATCAATATATCCATCTATAATAGCCTGACCCTACAGTGTTAACGAACAGTTATAGAAAATATCAATTTTACTCACCATCAAGTGTCTGGATGCGATCAGAAGCTGGGCGGTGTCAGCGCTCTCGCCACAAGCAATTGAATAAAGTCAAAACGGCATCCCTTTGAGACAGCTGCTGTAGTTCCTCGCCAGATCCCCTGTCCTCCTGTATTCCGTGCTAGGATGTGATATTCAGAAACGCCTGCTTCTTTTCTCGACACACAATATCCACTATCTTGCAGACGCACCGCTTTATATGTGTCCATGCTGTGCGCTCACTTCACAGCTCGCACGACATTGAATTGTTTCATTACTGCCGCTGTTTCTTGGCAAATTAAGCAAACACAATTAACTTTATGttctgtaaaaatatatatactcatAGAGCCACCGGTCTTGGAATCAACGACCAATCATTATTTTTAGGAGAGTGCCGTTTTTAATtacatcagccataacattatgaccactgacaggtgaagtgaataacactgataatctcgttatcatggcacctgtcagtgggtgggatatattaggcagcaagtgaacattttgtcctcaaagttgatgtgttagaagcaggaaaaatgggcaagcgtaaggatctgagcgactttgacaagggccacattgtgatggctagacgactgggtcagagcatctccaaaactgcagctcttgtggggtgttcccggtctgcagtggtcagtacctatcaaaagtggtccaaggaaggaaaagcggtgaaccagcgacggGGTCATGGGTGGCTgaggctcattgatgcaggtggggagtgaaggctggcccgtgttgtccgatccaacagaccagctactgtagctcaaattgatgaaaaagtgaatgctggttctgatagaaaggtgtcaggacacacagtacatcgcagtttgttgcgtatggggctgcgtagccgcagaccagtcagggtgcccatgctgacccctgtccactgctgaaagcgcctacaatgggcacgtgagcatcagaactggaccacggagcaatggaagaaggtggcttggtctgatgaatcacgagtttaaggtgttgacttggcctccaaattccccagatctcaatccaatcgagcatctgtgggatgtgctggacaaacaagtccgatccatggaggccccacctcgcaacttacaggacttaaaggatctgctgctaacgtcttggtgccagataccacagcacagcttcagaggtctagtggagtccatgcctcgacgggtcagggctgttttgggaccaaatacacaatattagccaggtgatcataatgttatggctgatacgTGTATAAAACGCATGTGCCCCGTCTAAACCACCTGACATTTTTGTCTAGcaaatggaaaatgttttttttatatatatatatttttaagaggTTGGCTTTACAACACCGACAGATCACACCAGTGCAATCCCAATTGTCAACAACAGCGCAGATATCGTTGCTGTAGCAGAAGCATGCCCATGTGTTGGTGAATTACCCTAACTAGACGACCCTGCGTCCAGAAATGGGAAGAGTCTCT includes these proteins:
- the lnx2a gene encoding ligand of Numb protein X 2a isoform X2; translation: MMGTANAEVGSVEQDPALNPLCLDCGQQHWSRENHLYNYRHEVDDDLVCHICLQPLVQPLDTPCGHTFCFKCLRNFLQEKDFCPLDRKKLHFRLCRKSSILVHKLLDKLPVSCPLAAPSCPDAMPRCDLEAHLKRRCPGALSHQAGLERRRSGKQQAGEGGCEAGGMLTDPPEGKQLPELESGGESPPGCSSHGTTDPMWTDEHGLDNPAFEESTEEDSVHGLDCYPTRTKRPLSHPCLHLQRTSSTGSAGWDCPHDSPPLSAEEGCPKPPSLPEGEITSIHIQRCNPYMELGVSIVGGNETPLINVVIQEVYRDGIIARDGRLLAGDQILQVNNMDISNVPHNFARTTLCQPCSTLQLTVLRERRFPGRASAAGGVGGGAGTGASAAGGTEGSGSPRDDSLHVTLHKRDSAEQLGIKLVRRTDEPGVFVLDLLEGGLAAQDGRLCSNDRLLGINGHDLRHGTPELAAQIIQASGERVHLVICRPSKQLPPLPSASTVRETGCHASTHPHPHHPPPAPVATQHQSPATTQHHSRPGTHRDLSQCVTCQEKQISVKKEPHESLGMTVAGGRGSKSGELPIFVTSVQPHGCLSRDGRIKRGDVLLSINGLDLTSLSHSEAVATLKASAAGCSVLLRALEVQTIEEQAQAAEETPPAPPPHSDYDASWSPSWVMWLGLPSYLHSCHEIVLRRSNLGSWGFSIVGGYEESHANQPFFIKTIVLGTPAYYDGRLKCGDMIVAVNGLSTSGMSHSALVPMLKEQRNKVALTVVSWPGSLV
- the lnx2a gene encoding ligand of Numb protein X 2a isoform X1 gives rise to the protein MMGTANAEVGSVEQDPALNPLCLDCGQQHWSRENHLYNYRHEVDDDLVCHICLQPLVQPLDTPCGHTFCFKCLRNFLQEKDFCPLDRKKLHFRLCRKSSILVHKLLDKLPVSCPLAAPSCPDAMPRCDLEAHLKRRCPGALSHQAGLERRRSGKQQAGEGGCEAGGMLTDPPEGKQLPELESGGESPPGCSSHGTTDPMWTDEHGLDNPAFEESTEEDSVHGLDCYPTRTKRPLSHPCLHLQRTSSTGSAGWDCPHDSPPLSAEEGTVLRVPLCLGCPKPPSLPEGEITSIHIQRCNPYMELGVSIVGGNETPLINVVIQEVYRDGIIARDGRLLAGDQILQVNNMDISNVPHNFARTTLCQPCSTLQLTVLRERRFPGRASAAGGVGGGAGTGASAAGGTEGSGSPRDDSLHVTLHKRDSAEQLGIKLVRRTDEPGVFVLDLLEGGLAAQDGRLCSNDRLLGINGHDLRHGTPELAAQIIQASGERVHLVICRPSKQLPPLPSASTVRETGCHASTHPHPHHPPPAPVATQHQSPATTQHHSRPGTHRDLSQCVTCQEKQISVKKEPHESLGMTVAGGRGSKSGELPIFVTSVQPHGCLSRDGRIKRGDVLLSINGLDLTSLSHSEAVATLKASAAGCSVLLRALEVQTIEEQAQAAEETPPAPPPHSDYDASWSPSWVMWLGLPSYLHSCHEIVLRRSNLGSWGFSIVGGYEESHANQPFFIKTIVLGTPAYYDGRLKCGDMIVAVNGLSTSGMSHSALVPMLKEQRNKVALTVVSWPGSLV